The segment tcccctttttcctctcATTTTGCCATGCGCGTGAGCAATGCCCGTCCCTGGgacattcatttttatttccgcATGGGCTTAAATCAAAATGCTAAAAAGTGCAAGCACGATATGAGCTACTACACAATCCCCCCGCTCTTCAActtggtggaaaaaattcccctcCATGCCTgccttttttcatccttaCGCGTATGGCATaacttgggaaaaaaaaaaatactcccCCAAGTGTTGTAATTATCGCTATGTCTTGGCACGCCTACGTGTGTGCGTATTTGCCCCCCGTGTGTTAAGAAGGTGCCCACAAAAATTGTACACAAGCAAGGCtataatatatgcacacaaatgtaACCGCAAAACTGTCAGCAAAACTGTCAGCAAAATTGTCAGCAAAACTGCCCCCCAATGTGCACTCACGCGTCGCAACTGTTTACGGAAAGTCCATTCCAGCCCCAACGTGCCTCTTCTTTATGAACGTTACAAATCCGCGATGAAGCAATTTCAgttgtccaaaaaaattgaagcacAATTCATGTGCAATGGAAAATTTCCTTCACCCCTTTAACGTTCTGTTCTGAGTAAGCCGTCCAGAAGGAATACTCCCCCATACATACGCGCACAGTTGTATGTGCATCGACTGGGCTGGAGTAGATTGGCTCCTAATTTAACAGTAGACACACACCCAAATTTTGGTGGGCTATTCTTAAGAAAGGATAGAATGGCACATAAAAGGGGAACATCTTGCGGTTAATTAAACCCAGTGTGTGTCCGCCTCATCATTCTGCTTACTGCAAACCGTGTATGCTAACCTCATCAGATATTCCAATTTGCTAGCGCTTCGAGGAAGTGCACATGCAAAAACTGCAACGGAGTgatcaaaaggaaaaaatttcacgtGCACACaacttatttaaaaaaaaaaaaatttctgctttcctccactttgtaattttttctcatgcaTTGTGTAACGAGCGCAATTCGAAAGTAGCATCCGAAAGAGCATCCGAAAAAACGCTGtacgttattttttgaagGAACGAACTGGCACTTACGTGCCCTTCAATTTAACGCGCTACCATTCGCACTGCATTGTGCAACTTTAcactttgcaatttttttacacgtaTGCCAAATTGGGGTTAATAATGTTCTTGgtgattgaaaaaaaacaaaacgaataAAGACCAATGGAGTGGTAAATGCATCAAATAGAGGCCACcactgtgaaaaaaaatttggaggaaTTCAGGGGGAACCTTTTGGTGTCCCCACTTCCTCTCAGTTCTGCGTCACCTTGGACAGCAAAAAGGTGGAGGCCACACGGTGGGGGCTACGAGGCGAAGCGTCCCACCACCACATACCCACAGCAGCCTACTCCCGCGCACTGCGGCCTATTCCATGTCAACACACGAAGCAaagagtataaaaaatattctgtaAAAATCAAAGTAGTCGCAAAGGTGGGTGCCAAATTTCTCCTCATATATTTCGATAAActttatgattattatatttatgcttTTCTTCTGCTCCGTGTATTTTTGGTCATTTTCAAGCACCACGTCTTCGTGTATTTTCATGTAGTTTATGTCGCGCTCCTGGTCGCTGATGACATCTTGGTCGTAGCTGCGGGGAGGGGggatttttcgaaaaaaaatgagtttgcaaaaaaagggacaaatgGACGAACTTCGCCGAATGGGAGGGTCACCCGCCAATTCGAAGGCACACCGAAACGCTGGAACGCTGGAACACTGGAACGCTGGAACACTGGAACGCTGGAACATCGGCGCCCCCCCGGTGTAGGTGCCTCTCCTCCTTGCTTACTTGCAAAAGAGTTTGAACATGTAGAGGAGGGACTCCGCCTTGTggtcgtaaaaaaaaacggagaggagcaacaaaaagataaaatggCTCTTGGGGATGTCTCTCAAGGAAAGTCCATTGAAATAagagtttttatatttttgaaaaaggaacttATCCTGTTTAAAGATCTGCTTGACTGTATTAAGAATATACGTCGACGTATggttattataaaaaatgataaaaactAATGgcttcataattttgcaGCTTGCGTAAGAGTATGTTAAAAACACGTCAACTCTTTTTTCAAACGAAATGAGAggtaaaagataaaaataaaaaagctttatatatatgggGTCATAATTTGATGAGTGTATCAAACATTTGGCGACGCTTGCAACAACATTTATATTGTACGCCATGTCGTTATATGTGTCcttatgaatattttctatGATGGGAAGGCTTGctagttttccttttttggcttcttccattttcgtTGTAACAGGGTCATCCCCTGGCAATTGTTCACTCTGTTTTATATTAAAGTGGTTCACTAGTTCGTTTTCCCCCAGTATATCCTTCTCATGTTCCATGACGCTCATACCCATGCTCATGTCTACACTGTTGATATCATTTATCTTTGACTCTTTCAACATGGGTAAGACAATGTTGTTGAGATTTCCTTCCATCCTCTTGCTTCTAATATTCTGATTCAATTGCTTCAGGGGGTGAAAGTCGTGTAACTCGCTTAGGGATGGTAAACTGTTTACCATTCCTTCTGTGCagttaatatataaattcataaaagcgtctaaatataaatttttttcatcgtcgTTATTTTCATTGTACGGTTGATCCCCTGGCAAGGCATGATTCATTCTATGTTCACTTAAGTTGCTGTTGTCACTTTTGCTGGAATCACTACTGTACAGGTTGTTGAGACATTCATTGGCCTCttccttctgctttttcCTGAGTTTTAGCAACTTTCGTAGTTCTTTCTGGTCATTTATGCCCAGCTGGTAATTTACATTCCCCACAGATGATTCGTCATACATGAGGGTGCTATTCTCTTCTGATTTCGCCCCTCCAAGGCTTCTAATCAGCGAAATGGCACTAATAGCGTTCTTCGTGGAAGGGGCTACGTTCGGAAAAGTGCTACCGTCCTCTTCGCCTTTCAGGGCTCTCACTTCGGCTGCCGCGATAGCGGTGGCGTCATTTATAGGGTCTGCACGCGGACCTGCTAGCGGATCAGCTCCCTCCTGCCAAGCCCCCCCCGCTTGACACctatgtatatgcaaaagCAGAAGCTTCAATTTCAATTCGTAAAAGTAGTAATACGGAAAGAGGGAACAGAACAGCTGATCTATCACCACCAGCAGTTTCACGACGTTCTTTATATTGTACAGAATGTAAATGTCAAGGTACATGCTGTGCAGGGGAAAGTTAACCTTAATGCATTGTTGTATTAATTGCTTCAGTGATTTATCCAAAGATTTGGAATATTCCATATTGAACAATTTTGAGAAGTGTGTTAATACATCTTCATCG is part of the Plasmodium cynomolgi strain B DNA, chromosome 8, whole genome shotgun sequence genome and harbors:
- a CDS encoding hypothetical protein (putative); translated protein: MKKQKRRKNVTEEELAMDVLDELDELDELGSPGEGEKTRTYNKRKRKNYRELYTECNERRNNRIDFSYYVNIESMIIELLLDNNLESFKNAGKLLFIVLSGMSPRVMYLKRVLNLVNFFFYKGGIKFYHSDMHLKILLFIFKRIKSSYMVPRQRIFNLLMSNNNLKELEKYKYVYTPKGTFFTFVDHLYYHIKDFMISVRKMLMQDWIEKVQAKALASNKSREHLLKKLKTSEKIVIYKETDEDVLTHFSKLFNMEYSKSLDKSLKQLIQQCIKVNFPLHSMYLDIYILYNIKNVVKLLVVIDQLFCSLFPYYYFYELKLKLLLLHIHRCQAGGAWQEGADPLAGPRADPINDATAIAAAEVRALKGEEDGSTFPNVAPSTKNAISAISLIRSLGGAKSEENSTLMYDESSVGNVNYQLGINDQKELRKLLKLRKKQKEEANECLNNLYSSDSSKSDNSNLSEHRMNHALPGDQPYNENNDDEKNLYLDAFMNLYINCTEGMVNSLPSLSELHDFHPLKQLNQNIRSKRMEGNLNNIVLPMLKESKINDINSVDMSMGMSVMEHEKDILGENELVNHFNIKQSEQLPGDDPVTTKMEEAKKGKLASLPIIENIHKDTYNDMAYNINVVASVAKCLIHSSNYDPIYIKLFYFYLLPLISFEKRVDVFLTYSYASCKIMKPLVFIIFYNNHTSTYILNTVKQIFKQDKFLFQKYKNSYFNGLSLRDIPKSHFIFLLLLSVFFYDHKAESLLYMFKLFCNYDQDVISDQERDINYMKIHEDVVLENDQKYTEQKKSINIIIIKFIEIYEEKFGTHLCDYFDFYRIFFILFASCVDME